A part of Solicola gregarius genomic DNA contains:
- a CDS encoding NAD(P)H-binding protein, whose product MRILVAGASGFVGRRLSPVLEESGHEVVALTRTPQEYVGAGVATYGDVHRASSLPAALEGCKAAYYLVHSLDSPDFERLDATAARDFGLAAADAGVGRIVYLGGLGAESEGLSAHLRSRREVEGLLGAGGVPVTTLRAGVIVGAGGSSWELMRQLVARLPAMVTPRWVNTRAQPIGLADVVRYLVGVLDERTDESRTYEIGGPEVLDYLTMLRRIAELERRRQPVVVPVPLLSPRLSSLWLALVTDVDVRTGRNLVDSMVNEVVVEDDSIRAVVPFEPKDFRAAALDALPTARGEPGDYE is encoded by the coding sequence ATGCGCATCCTGGTGGCGGGCGCCTCGGGCTTCGTGGGGAGACGTCTGTCGCCGGTGCTCGAGGAGAGTGGCCACGAGGTCGTCGCGCTGACCCGGACACCGCAGGAGTACGTCGGAGCCGGTGTCGCGACGTACGGCGACGTGCATCGCGCCAGTTCCCTGCCTGCCGCGCTCGAGGGGTGCAAGGCGGCGTACTACCTCGTGCACTCGTTGGACTCGCCCGACTTCGAGCGTCTGGATGCGACGGCGGCTCGGGATTTCGGTCTTGCGGCGGCCGATGCCGGGGTCGGCCGGATCGTGTATCTGGGCGGCCTCGGTGCCGAGTCCGAGGGACTGTCGGCGCATCTGCGCAGCCGCCGGGAGGTGGAGGGGCTGCTCGGAGCAGGTGGCGTACCGGTGACCACGCTGCGCGCGGGCGTCATCGTCGGTGCTGGCGGGTCCTCGTGGGAGCTGATGCGGCAACTGGTTGCGCGGCTACCCGCGATGGTGACGCCGCGATGGGTCAACACGCGGGCTCAACCGATCGGGCTCGCCGATGTGGTCCGCTATCTCGTCGGCGTACTGGACGAGCGCACCGACGAGTCGAGGACGTACGAGATCGGCGGCCCGGAGGTCCTCGACTACCTGACGATGCTGCGTCGCATCGCCGAGCTCGAGCGCCGGCGGCAGCCGGTCGTCGTACCCGTTCCGCTGCTGTCACCGCGCCTCTCGTCGCTGTGGCTGGCGCTGGTCACCGACGTCGACGTACGCACCGGGCGAAATCTCGTCGACTCGATGGTCAACGAGGTGGTCGTCGAGGACGACTCGATCCGTGCTGTCGTCCCGTTCGAGCCCAAGGACTTCCGGGCAGCGGCACTCGACGCGCTCCCTACGGCCCGCGGCGAGCCAGGGGACTACGAGTGA